In one Arachis duranensis cultivar V14167 chromosome 9, aradu.V14167.gnm2.J7QH, whole genome shotgun sequence genomic region, the following are encoded:
- the LOC127741545 gene encoding uncharacterized protein LOC127741545 has translation MCIDYRKLNEATRKDHFPLPFMDQMLERFAGHEYYCFLDGYSGYDQIVVDPKDQEKTSVTCPCGQRKDKLVHDIYYASKVLNENQRNYTTTEKELLAIAFAFDKFRSYLIGSKVIIFTDHAALKYLLTKQESKPRLIRWILLLQEFDIEIKDRSGAENKLMMIEEAPWFADIAKFKAIGELPTNINKHMRRKLIKDAKHYICDEPYLFKKCADGILRRCISHEEGQEVLWQCHGSAYGGHFSGKRTAAMVLQCGFYWPTIFKDAKELVSRCDEC, from the exons atgtgtattgactacagaaagCTTAATGAAGCCACCAGGAAGGATCACTTCCCCTTACCATTCATggatcagatgcttgaaagattcGCCGGACATGAATACTATTGCTTTCTAGACGGTTATTCGGGTTACGACCAAATAGTTGTAGACCCCAAGGACCAGGAGAAAACTTCAGTTACTTGTCCATGTG GACAAAGGAAAGACAAGCTAGTGCATGAtatttactatgctagcaaggtccttaatgagaatcaaaggaactacacAACTACAGAGAAGGAACTTTTAGCCATAGCCTTtgcttttgataaatttagatcatatcttattgGCTCTAAAGTAATTATAttcactgatcatgcagcactcaaatacttgcttaccaaACAAGAGTCCAAGCCTAGACTCATAAGATGGATCCTGCTACtccaagagtttgacattgaaattaaagataggagtggaGCAGAGAACAAA TTGATGATGATCGAAGAAGccccttggtttgcagacatagcCAAATTCAAGGCTATTGGGGAACTACCAACCAACATCAACAAACACATGAGGAgaaagctaatcaaagatgctAAACACTACATCTGCGATGAGCCCtatttgttcaaaaagtgtGCTGATGGAATCTTGAGAAGGTGCATTTCCCATGAGGAGGGACAAGAAGTGCTTTGGCAATGTCATGGATCTGCATATGGAGGCCATTTTAGTGGGAAAAGAACCGCAGCCATGGTGCTACAATGTGGGTTCTACTGGCCTACCATTTTCAAGGATGCAAAGGAATTGGTGTCCAGATGTGATGAGTGTTAA